In one Vampirovibrio chlorellavorus genomic region, the following are encoded:
- a CDS encoding DEAD/DEAH box helicase has translation MTAIQFQDLPLSESLQKAIADMGFENASDIQGQAIPPLLEGNDLIGQAQTGTGKTCAFGIPIVERIDPLSKNVQALILCPTRELAVQVSEEFKKLLKHHKQISVATLYGGDPMPKQLRALQKRPQIVVGTPGRVIDHLGRRTLRIQALQTVVLDEADEMLNMGFVDDIEKILAYTPKERQTVFFSATLPRAILELKDRYQRNPIHIKAAHQAKTAALIDASYYEVHRRKKAEALVFLLEQHQFQLGLIFCNTKMQVEELVDCLQSQGYPAEGLHGGMPQRKRDKVMQRFRKGAVRFLIATDVAARGIDVRNIDAVFNYDLPLDQAFYIHRVGRTGRAGQSGRAITFVEKSQLPRLRSFLRCPEISLRKEQLPHAANA, from the coding sequence ATGACAGCTATCCAATTTCAGGACTTGCCGTTGAGCGAGTCCCTTCAAAAAGCCATTGCCGATATGGGCTTTGAAAACGCTTCCGACATTCAGGGGCAAGCCATTCCGCCCCTGCTGGAAGGCAACGATCTGATCGGGCAAGCCCAAACCGGTACCGGCAAAACCTGCGCCTTTGGCATCCCCATTGTGGAGCGCATCGATCCGCTCTCCAAAAACGTGCAGGCGCTCATTCTATGTCCCACCCGCGAGCTGGCCGTTCAGGTCTCCGAAGAGTTCAAAAAACTGCTCAAGCACCACAAACAGATTTCTGTGGCCACCTTGTACGGCGGCGACCCCATGCCCAAGCAATTGCGGGCCCTGCAAAAGCGGCCTCAAATCGTGGTGGGCACCCCGGGCCGGGTCATTGATCACCTAGGCCGCAGAACCTTGCGCATTCAGGCTTTGCAAACCGTGGTTCTGGATGAAGCCGATGAAATGCTGAACATGGGCTTTGTGGATGATATTGAAAAAATTCTGGCCTACACTCCTAAAGAGCGTCAAACAGTCTTTTTCTCAGCCACCTTGCCCCGGGCCATTCTGGAACTGAAAGATCGCTACCAGCGCAACCCCATTCACATTAAAGCGGCCCACCAGGCCAAGACCGCAGCCCTCATCGATGCTTCCTACTACGAAGTGCATCGTCGCAAGAAAGCGGAAGCCCTGGTCTTTTTGCTGGAGCAACACCAGTTCCAACTGGGTCTCATCTTCTGCAACACCAAAATGCAGGTGGAAGAACTGGTGGATTGCCTGCAAAGTCAGGGTTACCCGGCTGAAGGACTGCACGGTGGCATGCCCCAACGCAAGCGGGATAAAGTCATGCAGCGCTTCCGCAAAGGAGCGGTTCGCTTCCTGATTGCCACCGATGTGGCCGCCCGGGGCATTGACGTGCGGAACATCGACGCGGTGTTCAACTACGATTTACCGCTGGATCAGGCCTTTTACATCCACCGGGTCGGGCGTACCGGACGGGCCGGACAATCGGGACGGGCTATCACTTTCGTGGAAAAAAGCCAATTGCCACGACTGAGAAGCTTCCTGCGCTGCCCGGAAATATCCCTGCGCAAGGAGCAACTGCCTCACGCGGCCAACGCTTAG
- the ald gene encoding alanine dehydrogenase gives MRIGVPKEVKPNEHRVAMTPAGVEALIKQGHTVLLESTAGVGSGFNDFDYEQVGAQIVSTPSEVYANAEMIVKVKEPLAPEYDLLRENQLLFTFLHLAAEPALTRALIRNRVKAIAYETIQLPDRSLPLLTPMSEVAGKMSVQIGAMLLEKHYGGKGMLLGGVPGTHPARVMILGGGTVGTSAAKIALGFGADVTLLDVNLDRLRHLDDIFQGRLKTLMSNSFNIREEARQADLLIGAVLIPGAKAPKLVTEAMVQEMQPGSVIVDVAIDQGGSIETIDRVTTHADPAYVKHGVIHYSVANMPGAVARTSTFALTNATLPYVLALANQGFDRAVRKNAALAKGVNALNGHITYASVAEAHGLPFTPLEALLPA, from the coding sequence AAAGTACCGCCGGGGTGGGCAGCGGCTTTAACGATTTCGATTATGAGCAGGTGGGCGCCCAGATAGTCTCCACGCCGTCCGAGGTGTATGCCAACGCCGAGATGATCGTGAAAGTGAAAGAACCGCTGGCTCCGGAATATGATCTGCTGCGGGAAAATCAGTTGCTGTTTACCTTTTTGCATCTGGCCGCCGAACCGGCCCTGACCCGGGCCCTCATTCGCAACCGGGTCAAGGCCATCGCCTATGAGACCATCCAGTTGCCGGATCGCTCCCTGCCCCTGCTCACCCCCATGAGCGAGGTGGCGGGCAAGATGTCCGTGCAAATCGGGGCCATGCTGCTGGAAAAGCATTATGGGGGCAAGGGCATGTTACTGGGCGGGGTGCCGGGCACCCATCCGGCCCGGGTTATGATTCTGGGCGGGGGGACGGTGGGCACCAGCGCCGCTAAAATCGCCCTGGGCTTTGGGGCCGATGTGACCCTGCTGGATGTGAATCTGGATCGCTTGCGGCATCTGGATGATATTTTTCAGGGGCGTCTGAAAACCCTGATGTCCAATAGTTTTAACATTCGGGAAGAGGCTCGGCAGGCCGACTTGCTGATTGGGGCGGTACTCATTCCCGGGGCCAAGGCCCCCAAGCTGGTGACGGAAGCCATGGTGCAGGAAATGCAGCCGGGCTCGGTCATTGTGGACGTGGCCATTGATCAGGGCGGCTCCATCGAGACCATCGATCGGGTCACCACCCACGCCGATCCGGCTTATGTGAAACACGGGGTGATTCATTATTCGGTGGCCAATATGCCGGGCGCCGTGGCCCGGACTTCCACCTTTGCCCTTACGAATGCCACCTTGCCCTACGTGCTGGCCCTGGCCAATCAGGGCTTCGATAGGGCGGTGCGCAAGAATGCCGCCTTGGCCAAAGGGGTCAATGCCCTGAACGGGCATATCACCTACGCCTCGGTGGCGGAAGCCCACGGCTTGCCTTTTACACCGCTGGAGGCCCTGTTACCGGCCTGA
- a CDS encoding menaquinone biosynthesis family protein: MSEIKPAPAVIRVAHSPDSDDAFMFWALAHHKIDAEGLTFEHILTDIETLNREALKGTYELTAISYHAYAHLHDKYALLNVGSSVGDKYGPVLIAKKPLTRDELTQITVAVPGEMTTAYLALKIWMPELKTAVVPFDQIMERVESGEFAAGLIIHEGQLTYQQQGFVKIVDLGEWWFEECNLTLPLGGNAIRRDLGPEMIQKIGRVLKRSIEHGLKHREEALEYALQFARGLDKKTADAFVGMYVNEMTLDADVEIRKAVKLLLWRGQAIGVIQDKIEPEFIDVLPELAGSV, translated from the coding sequence ATGAGCGAAATCAAACCCGCCCCGGCTGTCATTCGAGTTGCCCACAGCCCGGACTCCGACGATGCCTTTATGTTTTGGGCGCTGGCGCACCACAAGATTGATGCCGAAGGACTGACCTTCGAGCATATCCTGACCGACATTGAAACCCTGAACCGGGAAGCCCTGAAGGGCACCTACGAGCTGACCGCCATCTCCTATCACGCCTATGCCCATTTGCATGACAAGTACGCCTTGCTCAACGTCGGCTCCAGCGTGGGGGATAAGTACGGCCCGGTGCTGATTGCCAAAAAGCCCCTGACCCGGGATGAATTGACGCAGATTACGGTGGCCGTCCCCGGTGAAATGACCACCGCTTACCTGGCCCTGAAAATCTGGATGCCGGAACTGAAAACCGCCGTGGTGCCCTTTGATCAGATCATGGAACGGGTGGAAAGCGGTGAGTTTGCCGCCGGTTTGATCATTCACGAAGGCCAGCTGACCTATCAGCAACAGGGCTTTGTTAAAATTGTAGATTTGGGCGAATGGTGGTTTGAAGAGTGCAACCTGACCCTGCCCCTCGGGGGGAACGCCATCCGTCGGGATTTGGGCCCGGAGATGATCCAGAAAATTGGCCGGGTGCTGAAGCGCAGCATCGAGCATGGCCTGAAGCACCGGGAAGAGGCGCTGGAATACGCCCTGCAATTCGCCCGGGGTCTGGATAAAAAGACCGCGGACGCCTTTGTGGGCATGTACGTGAACGAGATGACCCTGGATGCCGATGTGGAAATCCGCAAGGCCGTGAAGCTGCTGCTCTGGCGGGGACAGGCCATTGGGGTGATTCAGGACAAAATCGAGCCGGAATTCATTGACGTGCTGCCGGAACTGGCTGGTTCCGTCTAG
- a CDS encoding CxxC-x17-CxxC domain-containing protein, which produces MTVTELICVNCGTGFPFTAEEQEFYQSKGFQPPKKCKPCRDAAKQSRGGGYGGGSSYGGGSRGGYGGGGYDRPQRQMYDAVCASCGVNTQVPFQPNGSKPVYCRDCYQNTGSY; this is translated from the coding sequence GTGACCGTAACCGAACTCATTTGCGTCAACTGTGGCACTGGTTTTCCCTTTACCGCCGAAGAGCAAGAATTTTATCAATCCAAAGGGTTTCAGCCCCCCAAAAAATGCAAACCCTGCCGGGATGCCGCAAAGCAAAGCCGTGGCGGCGGTTACGGTGGTGGTAGCAGCTATGGCGGTGGCAGCCGTGGTGGCTACGGTGGCGGCGGTTACGATCGTCCCCAGCGCCAGATGTACGACGCGGTTTGCGCCAGCTGCGGCGTAAACACCCAGGTTCCGTTCCAACCGAACGGCAGCAAGCCTGTGTATTGCCGTGATTGCTACCAAAATACCGGCTCTTACTAA